The Gemmatimonadales bacterium genome has a window encoding:
- a CDS encoding TRAP transporter TatT component family protein, with product MGQGSGPSHRLTLALLAVMSSLLTAGCSLNRIAINKLGNALAESGTTFASDDDPELVGEAIPFSLKLIESLLASAPDHRGLLFAAASGFTKYSYAYVQQEAEQLEDQDVARAAAARARARRLYLRARDYGLRGLETRHARFGERLRADPGAAVRAATAQDVPLLYWTAAAWGAAIAISKDDPELVADQPLVEALIDRALELDERFDDGAIHGFLISYELARQGARGDPNERARAHFDRAVSLTDGRLASPFVALAEGVSVSRQDRREFESLLRRALAIDPDARPEWRLANLIMQRRARWLLSRVDQLFLDEVPGGTR from the coding sequence ATGGGGCAGGGTTCGGGTCCTTCTCATCGGTTGACGCTGGCGCTGCTGGCCGTGATGAGTTCGTTGCTCACCGCGGGATGCTCGCTCAACCGAATCGCCATCAACAAGCTGGGGAACGCCCTGGCCGAGTCCGGCACCACCTTCGCCTCCGACGACGATCCCGAGTTGGTGGGCGAGGCGATCCCGTTCAGCCTCAAGCTCATCGAGAGCCTTCTGGCTTCGGCGCCCGATCATCGGGGTCTACTGTTCGCCGCTGCCAGTGGCTTCACGAAGTACTCCTACGCGTACGTGCAGCAGGAGGCCGAGCAGCTGGAGGACCAGGACGTCGCGCGGGCCGCGGCCGCGCGCGCGCGCGCCCGACGGCTGTACCTGCGGGCGAGGGACTACGGCCTGCGCGGGCTGGAAACGCGCCACGCCCGCTTCGGGGAGAGACTCCGGGCCGATCCGGGCGCCGCGGTTCGCGCGGCCACCGCCCAGGACGTGCCCCTGCTCTACTGGACGGCGGCCGCGTGGGGGGCGGCGATCGCGATATCGAAGGACGACCCCGAGCTGGTCGCCGATCAGCCGCTGGTCGAGGCGTTGATCGACCGCGCCCTCGAGCTGGACGAGCGGTTTGACGACGGCGCGATCCATGGCTTCCTGATCAGCTACGAGCTGGCGCGCCAAGGCGCCCGCGGCGACCCCAACGAGCGCGCCCGGGCGCACTTCGACCGGGCGGTGAGTCTTACCGACGGGCGACTGGCCTCGCCGTTCGTCGCTCTGGCGGAAGGCGTGAGCGTGAGCCGGCAGGATCGCCGTGAGTTCGAGTCCCTGCTGCGGCGGGCGCTCGCCATCGATCCGGACGCCAGGCCTGAGTGGCGACTCGCCAACCTGATCATGCAACGCCGCGCGCGCTGGTTGCTGTCGCGGGTGGACCAGCTGTTCCTCGACGAGGTTCCCGGAGGCACCCGATGA
- the dctP gene encoding TRAP transporter substrate-binding protein DctP, with translation MSRLRQVLIPAAVALGAQGLAPGVATPQTAPLRIRLGTLAPQGTSYHRILQEMGERWRVATNGQVQLTVYAGTMGSELELVRRMRLGQLQAATLTVVGLREIDRAVGALQQMPMMFRTLDEVEYVRSRLEPVLARRLAERGFVVLFWADAGWVRYFTRRPAVHPDDFKRLKIFVTAGDNEQFDLMRSSGFSPVSLDWSDALTALRTGMIDAVPTIPYFAQSMQFHTVASNMLEVNWLPLVGGTIISKRTWDGLSAESQAAMRAAATDAGRQFQERGRAESDSSVAAMRRRGLNVVPIPPTIDAEWRTMSVSLYPQIRGTMVPAEMFDEVVRVLAEYRAAHPGGR, from the coding sequence ATGAGTCGGTTGCGCCAAGTCCTGATCCCGGCAGCCGTGGCCCTGGGCGCCCAGGGGTTGGCGCCGGGAGTCGCGACACCGCAGACCGCGCCGCTGCGCATCCGACTCGGGACCCTGGCGCCGCAGGGGACCTCGTATCACCGCATCCTCCAGGAGATGGGCGAACGCTGGCGCGTTGCCACCAACGGTCAGGTCCAGTTGACCGTCTATGCCGGAACCATGGGGAGCGAGCTCGAGCTGGTTCGGCGGATGCGGCTCGGGCAGCTGCAGGCCGCGACCTTGACGGTGGTGGGCCTCAGGGAGATCGACCGCGCGGTGGGCGCGCTGCAACAGATGCCCATGATGTTTCGCACGCTTGACGAGGTCGAGTACGTGCGGTCGCGGCTCGAGCCCGTCCTGGCCAGGCGTCTGGCGGAGCGGGGCTTCGTGGTGCTCTTCTGGGCCGACGCGGGCTGGGTGCGCTACTTCACCCGCCGCCCCGCGGTGCACCCCGACGACTTCAAGAGACTCAAGATCTTCGTCACCGCCGGCGACAACGAACAATTCGACCTCATGAGGTCGTCCGGGTTCTCGCCCGTGTCTCTGGATTGGTCCGACGCGCTCACCGCGCTGCGGACGGGGATGATCGACGCGGTCCCCACCATCCCGTACTTCGCGCAGTCGATGCAGTTCCATACCGTGGCCAGCAACATGCTGGAGGTGAACTGGCTGCCGCTGGTGGGCGGCACGATCATCAGCAAGAGAACCTGGGATGGCCTCTCCGCGGAGAGCCAAGCGGCGATGCGGGCGGCGGCGACCGATGCCGGCCGGCAGTTCCAGGAGCGCGGCCGGGCCGAGAGCGACTCATCGGTGGCCGCCATGAGACGGCGCGGCCTCAACGTCGTCCCCATCCCGCCCACCATCGACGCGGAATGGCGAACGATGAGCGTGAGCCTCTATCCGCAGATCCGCGGCACCATGGTACCCGCCGAAATGTTCGACGAGGTGGTGCGCGTATTGGCCGAGTACCGGGCGGCCCATCCGGGCGGCCGTTAG